A DNA window from Helianthus annuus cultivar XRQ/B chromosome 15, HanXRQr2.0-SUNRISE, whole genome shotgun sequence contains the following coding sequences:
- the LOC110912494 gene encoding fibrillin-5, chloroplastic isoform X2 translates to MGTKLLHPNISPSHVLPSTPTIPKLTKLPTHKHFFFTSRSSFAIKVSDQTSNLLNNQTDNSPTNYPTITHLKTKLNQTLQGLNRGIFGIPSEKKSEIEEMVKVLEGLNPNPNPTVDLDKLGGCWKLIYSTITILGSKRTKLGLRDFISLGDFLQVIDVAKGKAVNEIMFNVRGLNLLSGKLVIEASFNISSKSRVDIRYDTSTIVPDQLMNMFRKNYDVLLGIFNPDGWLEITYVDETLRIGRDDKGNIFILERSNQTDP, encoded by the exons ATGGGGACAAAGCTTCTTCACCCCAACATCTCACCATCCCACGTGCTTCCTTCCACACCAACAATCCCAAAACTAACCAAACTACCCACTCACAAACACTTCTTCTTCACTTCCAGATCCAGTTTCGCCATTAAAGTTTCAGACCAAACCTCCAACCTATTAAACAACCAAACCGACAACTCTCCCACAAATTACCCGACAATCACTCACCTCAAAACTAAACTCAACCAAACCCTCCAAG GATTGAATCGAGGGATTTTTGGGATCCCAAGTGAGAAGAAATCTGAAATTGAGGAAATGGTGAAGGTGTTGGAGGGTTTGAACCCGAATCCGAACCCGACTGTTGATCTTGATAAG TTGGGGGGATGCTGGAAGCTGATATATAGTACGATAACGATATTGGGATCGAAGAGAACGAAGTTGGGGTTGAGAGATTTCATCAGTTTGGGGGATTTCTTGCAAGTTATTGATGTTGCTAAG GGGAAAGCAGTTAATGAAATCATGTTCAATGTGAGAGGGCTCAACTTATTGAGTGGGAAGCTTGTAATTGAGGCCTCCTTCAACATCTCTTCTAAATCA AGAGTTGACATTCGATACGACACCTCAACTATCGTCCCTGATCAG CTCATGAACATGTTTCGTAAAAACTATGATGTTCTCCTCGGGATATTCAACCCCGACGGTTGGTTAGAGATAAC ATATGTGGATGAAACCCTAAGAATAGGGAGGGATGATAAAGGCAACATCTTCATACTTGAGAGATcgaaccaaaccgacccatgA
- the LOC110912494 gene encoding fibrillin-5, chloroplastic isoform X1, whose amino-acid sequence MGTKLLHPNISPSHVLPSTPTIPKLTKLPTHKHFFFTSRSSFAIKVSDQTSNLLNNQTDNSPTNYPTITHLKTKLNQTLQGLNRGIFGIPSEKKSEIEEMVKVLEGLNPNPNPTVDLDKLGGCWKLIYSTITILGSKRTKLGLRDFISLGDFLQVIDVAKGKAVNEIMFNVRGLNLLSGKLVIEASFNISSKSVKPPYLTLFLFLHNLFLSSLCFLSHVSQRVDIRYDTSTIVPDQLMNMFRKNYDVLLGIFNPDGWLEITYVDETLRIGRDDKGNIFILERSNQTDP is encoded by the exons ATGGGGACAAAGCTTCTTCACCCCAACATCTCACCATCCCACGTGCTTCCTTCCACACCAACAATCCCAAAACTAACCAAACTACCCACTCACAAACACTTCTTCTTCACTTCCAGATCCAGTTTCGCCATTAAAGTTTCAGACCAAACCTCCAACCTATTAAACAACCAAACCGACAACTCTCCCACAAATTACCCGACAATCACTCACCTCAAAACTAAACTCAACCAAACCCTCCAAG GATTGAATCGAGGGATTTTTGGGATCCCAAGTGAGAAGAAATCTGAAATTGAGGAAATGGTGAAGGTGTTGGAGGGTTTGAACCCGAATCCGAACCCGACTGTTGATCTTGATAAG TTGGGGGGATGCTGGAAGCTGATATATAGTACGATAACGATATTGGGATCGAAGAGAACGAAGTTGGGGTTGAGAGATTTCATCAGTTTGGGGGATTTCTTGCAAGTTATTGATGTTGCTAAG GGGAAAGCAGTTAATGAAATCATGTTCAATGTGAGAGGGCTCAACTTATTGAGTGGGAAGCTTGTAATTGAGGCCTCCTTCAACATCTCTTCTAAATCAGTTAAGCCCCCATACCTTACCTTGTTTTTGTTTCTACATAACTTGTTTTTGTCTTCTTTATGTTTCCTGTCACATGTTTCGCAGAGAGTTGACATTCGATACGACACCTCAACTATCGTCCCTGATCAG CTCATGAACATGTTTCGTAAAAACTATGATGTTCTCCTCGGGATATTCAACCCCGACGGTTGGTTAGAGATAAC ATATGTGGATGAAACCCTAAGAATAGGGAGGGATGATAAAGGCAACATCTTCATACTTGAGAGATcgaaccaaaccgacccatgA